Proteins encoded in a region of the Roseateles sp. SL47 genome:
- a CDS encoding PAS domain S-box protein: MPKALWKDRKSLAARDALRALLVGIGLAATALVWQYRENQDTIASRSHALAQEVAQQVKLRMRTYEYGLRGARGAIVAAGTHRITREDFRRYALTRDINKEFQGARGFGFIRRVQRSQLNDFALSARRDGAPAFEVRQLSPNAGELFVIQYIEPQEYNAAAVGLDIASEERRRQAAMQSMAEARAILTRPITLVQALGKRRQSFLLLLPIYSTDQPPLTLEERIRATVGWSYAPISVDDVLSNLDSRPEFYDLALRDLDDVLAEEDSDPFFSTRADGKGLTGKPAARLMLDVYGRRWQAEIEPTAAFVNSLGLRSLAEVTLESTLGILLITAIAWFYGQARMRQRELRAEQARRAAMVEASADALIGVSLDGHVTSWNPAATGMFGYTLQEAVGQPLDALIVPPSREADTAAILTHLKEARPVPTYDTVRRDRAGREFDVAISMTPLRNDAGVVAGMLKTVRDISDTKEAERQLQRLTRQLEDKVSERTASLQAAQRDLRNILDALPSMVGYWDRNLRNRFANRAYRNWFDLRAEDMVGKTMSELLGSLYQLNRGHVEAALRGEPQTFERSIPRPDGTGVRHSLAHYLPDVVDGEVQGFYVLVHDITELRESRLHAAASHARLTLATGAAGIGVWEYDLVDGSSTWDERMYRLYHLDPALGLQGGAFWRNSIHPEDIDRLEAGLQDCLHGRQDFNMEFRIRWPEGQVRYIRAVARVEPSAEGASRRMIGVNWDVTDQKRAELELMEATSLLRTVLESASEVSIVATDRDFIIRVFNSGAEKLLGYQAAEIIGLATPGLLHVPAEIKARARELGLAQGRRIGGEQYFREPGAHGIAQVWTYRRKDGAQVPVSLVITAMHDKNGELLGYLGIAHDISEQQRHERALLEAKTAAEQASRAKSQFLANMSHEIRTPMNALIGLGFLLEQTRLNGQQQELLTKMVRASQHLLGIINDVLDLSKIEAGELGISTQPFALAELVDYLVDVMKVQAQQKGILLMQHVPEPLPALVIGDSLRVNQILTNLLGNAIKFTDAGHVRLSTLLLPAPEGQVRIRFEVEDTGIGVAPEAASVLFQPFAQGDNSITRRFGGTGLGLSIVKQLAELMGGLVGFSSQTGQGSRFWVELPFELADEALITAPVLPSTTARDALAGISVLVVDDSEINLEVAKRILESCGASVALATDGREAVDYLRQHAQQCHLVLMDIHMPVLDGMAATRMIRQDLGLEALPIVALTAGALASQRQEARFAGMNDFIVKPFQPGEVIDCICRHVKRVRSATPTSDADAAEALDPMGDWPTITGIDTADVRQRLDGDHTLFLSLLGMLLKDNPSVPLPSMAGEGMPALAARLHKLRGSAGNVGAVAIAATATLAETACRHGDLQTTLGHVIRLNEQLAALKAAAAPWLADDASPTVTSVDASPDVPTLLRLLRDQQSEALAMFDHLSQTLRQQLGQERYDQARERVDELRLADAGELLSGWLTTSASSSPAASD; encoded by the coding sequence ATGCCCAAGGCCCTCTGGAAAGACCGGAAGTCTCTGGCGGCCCGAGATGCCCTGCGGGCGCTGCTCGTGGGCATCGGCCTGGCAGCGACGGCCTTGGTGTGGCAGTACCGCGAGAACCAGGACACCATCGCCAGCCGCAGCCATGCGCTCGCCCAGGAGGTGGCCCAACAGGTGAAACTCCGCATGCGCACCTATGAATACGGCTTGCGCGGCGCTCGGGGTGCCATCGTTGCGGCCGGGACGCATCGAATCACCCGCGAAGACTTCCGGCGATATGCGCTCACCCGCGACATCAACAAGGAATTTCAGGGCGCTCGGGGATTTGGCTTCATCCGCCGTGTGCAACGCAGCCAGCTCAACGACTTCGCCCTCAGCGCACGGCGGGACGGCGCGCCTGCTTTTGAAGTGCGACAGCTGAGCCCCAACGCGGGCGAGCTGTTTGTCATCCAGTACATCGAGCCGCAGGAATACAACGCGGCCGCCGTGGGTCTGGACATCGCCTCTGAAGAGCGGCGGCGCCAGGCGGCCATGCAGTCCATGGCCGAAGCCCGGGCCATCCTCACCCGCCCCATCACACTGGTGCAGGCGTTGGGCAAGCGGCGGCAGTCGTTCCTGCTGCTGCTGCCCATCTACAGCACCGACCAGCCGCCGCTCACGTTGGAAGAGCGCATTCGGGCCACCGTGGGCTGGTCCTATGCGCCCATCAGCGTGGACGATGTCCTGAGCAATCTGGACAGCCGGCCGGAGTTTTACGACCTGGCACTGCGCGATCTGGATGACGTGCTGGCCGAGGAAGATTCCGACCCATTTTTTTCGACCCGGGCAGACGGCAAGGGCCTCACCGGCAAACCCGCCGCTCGCCTGATGCTGGATGTCTACGGTCGCCGCTGGCAGGCGGAAATCGAGCCCACCGCCGCCTTTGTGAATTCGCTGGGCCTGCGCTCCCTGGCCGAGGTGACCCTGGAGTCAACGCTGGGCATCTTGCTGATCACCGCCATCGCCTGGTTCTACGGACAGGCGCGCATGCGGCAGAGGGAGTTGCGCGCCGAGCAGGCCCGCCGCGCTGCGATGGTGGAGGCCTCAGCGGATGCACTGATCGGCGTCTCACTGGACGGCCACGTCACCTCCTGGAACCCGGCCGCCACCGGCATGTTCGGCTACACCTTGCAGGAAGCCGTTGGCCAGCCGCTGGACGCGCTGATTGTGCCGCCCTCGCGGGAAGCCGACACGGCGGCCATCCTCACCCACCTGAAGGAAGCGCGCCCGGTGCCGACCTACGACACCGTTCGCCGCGACCGGGCGGGCCGCGAGTTTGATGTCGCCATTTCCATGACCCCGCTGCGCAACGATGCTGGCGTCGTGGCAGGCATGTTGAAAACAGTGCGTGACATCAGCGATACCAAGGAAGCCGAACGCCAGCTCCAGCGCCTGACACGGCAGCTGGAAGACAAGGTCAGCGAACGCACGGCCAGCCTGCAGGCCGCGCAGCGCGACTTGCGCAATATCCTGGATGCCCTGCCCTCAATGGTGGGCTATTGGGACCGGAACCTGCGCAACCGCTTTGCCAATCGGGCATACCGCAACTGGTTCGACCTGCGCGCCGAGGACATGGTCGGCAAGACCATGTCCGAATTGCTCGGATCCCTCTACCAGCTCAACCGCGGCCATGTCGAAGCCGCCCTGCGCGGGGAACCCCAAACCTTCGAACGCAGCATCCCCCGCCCCGACGGAACGGGCGTGCGCCATTCCCTGGCGCACTATCTGCCGGATGTGGTGGATGGAGAAGTCCAGGGGTTCTATGTCCTGGTGCACGACATCACCGAGCTGCGGGAAAGCCGCTTGCACGCTGCGGCCAGCCATGCACGGCTGACGCTGGCCACCGGTGCAGCGGGCATCGGCGTGTGGGAATACGACCTGGTTGATGGCTCTTCCACCTGGGATGAGCGCATGTACCGCCTCTACCACCTGGACCCTGCCCTCGGGCTGCAAGGGGGTGCCTTCTGGCGCAACAGCATCCATCCCGAGGACATCGACCGTCTGGAGGCCGGGCTGCAGGACTGCCTGCATGGTCGCCAGGACTTCAACATGGAGTTCCGCATCCGCTGGCCGGAAGGACAGGTGCGCTACATCCGTGCCGTCGCCCGGGTAGAGCCCAGTGCGGAGGGAGCATCACGGCGCATGATCGGTGTGAACTGGGATGTCACCGACCAGAAGCGGGCGGAGCTGGAGCTGATGGAGGCCACCTCGCTGCTGCGCACGGTGCTGGAATCTGCGTCCGAGGTGTCCATCGTCGCCACCGACCGCGATTTCATCATCCGTGTGTTCAATTCCGGCGCCGAAAAGCTGCTGGGCTACCAGGCCGCAGAAATCATCGGCCTGGCCACGCCCGGCCTACTGCATGTGCCCGCGGAAATCAAGGCCCGTGCCCGTGAACTGGGCCTGGCGCAAGGGCGCCGTATCGGCGGCGAACAATACTTCCGCGAGCCGGGTGCCCACGGCATTGCGCAGGTCTGGACCTATCGGCGCAAGGACGGCGCCCAGGTGCCGGTGTCCTTGGTCATCACCGCCATGCACGACAAGAACGGGGAGCTGCTTGGCTACCTGGGCATCGCCCACGACATCAGTGAACAGCAACGCCATGAACGCGCCCTGCTGGAGGCCAAGACGGCGGCCGAGCAGGCCAGCCGCGCCAAGAGCCAGTTCCTGGCCAACATGAGCCATGAAATCCGCACGCCGATGAATGCACTGATCGGCCTCGGCTTCCTGCTGGAGCAGACCCGGCTGAACGGGCAGCAGCAGGAGCTGCTGACCAAGATGGTCCGCGCCAGCCAGCATCTGCTGGGCATCATCAACGATGTGCTGGACCTCTCCAAGATCGAAGCCGGTGAGTTGGGGATTTCGACCCAGCCCTTTGCGCTGGCCGAGCTGGTGGACTACCTCGTCGACGTGATGAAGGTGCAGGCCCAGCAAAAAGGCATCTTGCTGATGCAGCATGTCCCGGAGCCCTTGCCAGCGCTGGTGATCGGCGATTCCCTGCGCGTCAATCAGATCCTGACCAACCTGCTGGGCAACGCCATCAAGTTCACCGATGCCGGCCATGTGCGGCTCTCCACCCTGCTGCTGCCCGCACCCGAAGGGCAGGTTCGAATTCGCTTCGAAGTGGAGGACACCGGCATTGGCGTGGCCCCCGAGGCAGCGAGCGTGCTGTTCCAGCCATTTGCGCAGGGCGACAACTCCATCACCCGCCGCTTCGGCGGGACCGGCCTGGGGCTGTCCATCGTCAAGCAACTGGCGGAGCTGATGGGCGGCCTGGTGGGCTTCTCCAGCCAAACGGGCCAGGGCAGCCGCTTTTGGGTGGAGCTGCCGTTTGAACTGGCCGATGAAGCACTGATCACCGCGCCAGTCCTTCCCAGCACCACCGCACGGGATGCGCTGGCCGGCATTTCGGTACTGGTGGTGGACGACAGCGAAATCAATCTGGAAGTGGCCAAGCGCATCCTCGAATCCTGCGGGGCCTCGGTTGCACTGGCCACCGATGGGCGTGAAGCGGTGGACTACCTGCGCCAGCATGCGCAGCAGTGCCACCTGGTGTTGATGGACATCCACATGCCGGTGCTGGACGGCATGGCCGCCACCCGCATGATCCGGCAGGACCTGGGGCTGGAGGCCCTGCCCATCGTGGCGCTCACCGCTGGCGCCCTGGCCAGCCAGCGGCAGGAGGCCCGCTTTGCAGGCATGAACGACTTCATCGTCAAACCCTTCCAGCCCGGGGAAGTCATCGACTGCATCTGCCGACATGTGAAGCGGGTGCGAAGTGCCACGCCGACCAGCGATGCCGATGCCGCCGAGGCACTGGACCCGATGGGGGATTGGCCGACGATCACCGGCATCGACACCGCCGATGTGCGGCAGCGCCTGGACGGCGACCACACCTTGTTCCTCTCGCTGCTGGGCATGCTGCTGAAGGACAACCCGTCCGTGCCTCTGCCCAGCATGGCGGGTGAGGGCATGCCCGCCCTGGCCGCCCGTCTGCACAAACTGCGCGGCAGTGCCGGCAATGTCGGTGCGGTGGCGATTGCGGCCACGGCAACGCTCGCAGAGACCGCCTGCCGCCACGGCGACCTGCAGACCACCCTGGGCCATGTGATCCGGCTGAACGAGCAACTGGCCGCCCTGAAGGCTGCTGCCGCGCCCTGGCTGGCGGATGACGCCAGCCCCACCGTGACATCGGTGGACGCCTCACCGGATGTGCCCACGCTACTGCGGCTGCTGCGCGACCAGCAGTCCGAGGCGCTGGCCATGTTCGACCACCTGTCGCAGACGCTGCGCCAGCAACTGGGGCAGGAACGTTATGACCAGGCGCGCGAGCGGGTCGATGAACTGCGTCTGGCCGACGCTGGCGAGCTGCTGAGTGGATGGCTGACGACCTCTGCCAGCAGTTCGCCCGCTGCCTCGGACTGA
- a CDS encoding HD domain-containing phosphohydrolase: protein MDTDAQPPVVLFVDDEPSILSALRRLVRPQGYRVLLASGGAEGLALLAQEPVDVVVSDMRMPEMDGAAFLEKVHQSFPQVGRILLTGYADIQTTVAAVNLGQIQRYIAKPWDDRELLGAIEDSISRRRLALQNQALLALTARQNEELAALNEDLTKRVRARTQELEQVNAMLERSFSEAQENFLLSIQVFSGLMELREGGLVGYSRQVADLARRSARHLGLSQRQQEDLHIAGLLHEIGKIGLPDSLLHKPVSVMNADDLARYRRHPLNGEAALLPLAELQHVARLVRWQHERIDGHGFPDGLSAEALPLDAQVLSAVSDYCSALSGRLAEQRYSPAQAVQLIRGGAGTRYEHDVVEALQKALAEAPQDQAHERHLGAHEIQPGMVLSRDLITPKGTLLLAAGHVFDARMVRQIREFANREGAKLTFSVRIDEEAAKASAPVGPETSTPQAA, encoded by the coding sequence ATGGATACGGATGCCCAGCCGCCCGTTGTCCTCTTTGTGGATGATGAACCCTCCATCCTGAGCGCCTTGCGCCGACTGGTGCGGCCGCAGGGATATCGGGTCCTTCTGGCGTCCGGTGGCGCCGAAGGCCTGGCGCTTCTGGCCCAGGAGCCGGTGGATGTGGTGGTCTCCGACATGCGCATGCCGGAGATGGATGGCGCCGCCTTCCTGGAGAAGGTCCATCAGTCGTTTCCCCAGGTCGGCCGTATCCTGCTGACCGGCTATGCCGACATCCAGACGACAGTGGCGGCGGTCAATCTCGGCCAGATCCAACGCTACATCGCCAAGCCGTGGGATGACCGCGAACTGCTGGGCGCCATCGAGGATTCCATCTCGCGGCGCCGGCTGGCACTGCAGAATCAGGCGCTGCTGGCCCTGACCGCGCGCCAGAACGAAGAGCTGGCGGCCCTGAACGAAGATCTCACCAAACGGGTGCGGGCACGCACACAGGAACTGGAGCAGGTCAATGCAATGCTGGAGCGCTCCTTCAGCGAGGCCCAGGAGAATTTCCTGTTGTCCATCCAGGTGTTCTCCGGCCTGATGGAATTGCGCGAAGGAGGCCTGGTCGGCTATTCACGCCAGGTGGCCGACCTGGCACGGCGATCGGCCCGGCATCTGGGCCTGTCCCAGCGCCAGCAGGAGGACCTGCATATCGCGGGCTTGCTGCATGAGATTGGCAAGATCGGCCTTCCGGACAGTCTGCTGCACAAGCCGGTCTCGGTGATGAATGCGGACGATCTGGCGCGCTACCGCCGCCATCCGCTCAATGGCGAAGCCGCGCTGCTGCCGCTGGCCGAGCTGCAGCACGTGGCTCGACTGGTGCGCTGGCAACATGAGCGCATTGACGGCCACGGGTTCCCCGATGGGCTCTCCGCCGAAGCGCTGCCCTTGGACGCTCAGGTCCTGAGCGCCGTGAGCGACTATTGCTCCGCCCTCAGCGGCCGTCTCGCAGAGCAGCGCTACTCACCCGCGCAGGCGGTGCAGTTGATCCGCGGTGGGGCCGGCACCCGCTATGAGCATGATGTGGTGGAGGCGCTGCAGAAGGCGTTGGCCGAAGCACCGCAGGATCAAGCACATGAACGGCACCTGGGCGCGCATGAGATTCAGCCCGGCATGGTGCTGTCGCGGGACCTGATCACCCCCAAGGGCACCTTGCTGCTGGCCGCAGGCCACGTGTTTGATGCGCGGATGGTCCGCCAGATCAGGGAGTTTGCCAACCGGGAGGGCGCGAAGCTGACGTTCTCCGTCCGGATCGACGAGGAGGCTGCCAAGGCCAGCGCACCCGTTGGTCCCGAGACTTCCACGCCGCAGGCGGCGTGA
- a CDS encoding response regulator, whose product MDERVLIVDDEPGILHALNRLLRHGLTTASGGRYVVDECAHGAAALERARRHVYVLAISDYRMPEMNGVEFLTALKDLQPDCQRMIVSGYTDMNALVRAVNDAGIVRFVGKPWVDLDLLCVVRQVLQMRHLMMENQRLADQVRVQQGRLTAQEAELKRLELLEPGLTQVTWADDGSFILEDPSEVRQ is encoded by the coding sequence ATGGATGAGCGCGTTCTGATCGTGGATGACGAGCCCGGAATTCTTCATGCGCTGAACCGGCTGCTCCGTCATGGCCTGACGACAGCGTCCGGCGGCCGGTATGTGGTGGATGAATGTGCCCATGGCGCCGCAGCCTTGGAACGAGCCCGGCGCCATGTGTATGTGTTGGCCATCTCAGACTACCGGATGCCGGAGATGAATGGGGTGGAATTCCTCACGGCCCTGAAAGACCTGCAACCCGACTGCCAGCGCATGATCGTCTCCGGGTATACGGACATGAACGCCCTGGTGCGGGCCGTGAATGACGCCGGGATCGTGCGCTTCGTTGGCAAGCCCTGGGTGGACCTGGATCTGCTGTGTGTCGTCCGCCAGGTGCTGCAGATGCGCCACCTGATGATGGAGAACCAGCGCCTGGCCGACCAGGTGCGGGTGCAGCAGGGGCGGCTGACGGCGCAGGAGGCCGAGTTGAAGCGGCTGGAACTGCTGGAGCCCGGCCTCACCCAGGTCACCTGGGCGGACGACGGCTCCTTCATTCTGGAAGACCCCAGCGAAGTCAGACAATGA